The following are from one region of the Mauremys reevesii isolate NIE-2019 linkage group 2, ASM1616193v1, whole genome shotgun sequence genome:
- the WDR97 gene encoding WD repeat-containing protein 97 isoform X10 yields the protein MLLPAMAEQWESQDSGSAASTGVATNPSTMPHRSSLPEAREETQLTSAHRLWALLRGGIRAATEKMKKEELKPAQLTHGLQHLRHLSFPQPVRHVAYNSSASLLVVLDAESQLHLHKEDGWLSHGTQAPEPIVGLLYATQVNKYVAWDQGSLQVLGPAFEVLSKVLAPHGIRCCCYSPELNQVVTAGAGSLSIWAFRYGFRQLQCQATVQQGLSPRDTFTRLALDTGVPQTCFAACDTGVAAFNISQGELLTFQRDLHNRAITDITYCEAGACVVTASRDTTIKVWDKKWLIQTIFVGHTGPVTAVTIYPQGPLILSASQDGTIRTWNLQTIDQVDEVHVAEVVEQLQTHPEGGYVVSLTGSTMDLWKVNQLYSLHTRLGAAVTRLCTVDLSAVGSFPVRAVCVCQDSTVRLVAAHTGRILSTLLLDRPCQAVEVAYCLPKETLFVLLELGQLLRVNTAVNPMSVKKMVAPWSESARPCCLLLYSHLVDPEKAYAQWQEIVEQKGDKKAWAQLPLKLQDKNRYLLVLGQEDGSLCVLQWFTGRVQCQVEAHGSERVTALAAYPLDTWIISAGGDRTVKVWRIFPYIDECLTLLLSFSCQHPVLHMCPLGSTLGAAIQDPESATYSIVQYDLLAQSCQEHGPEDDPLDEIMGLCCCPTLKLFASASRDGSVKVWNAQNQLLRHLKLNTIPESLAFGNERGDLLLGVEQHLHRIHHSKYLPRPYLTKLLCMSLPDPVQDSPFPLSDSSLRPLSKDARRRLLLEPRSLSAKLCVPLLRWKPKKDEDLSWARREKEEACAQLAARDQDLLLIQQGKLSTARKPKLNKKLQDEAFERYMHLIYRQPPKIQIPHNDSFDADMVLEACLLGPLVPNLYGPAASHMFLGAFPDGAEENAERPMLEAPVADGVCREDALEPRAGRGSCLALPTPSASKGLEDSLRRASLARIRSQISQAPVADGVCREDALEPRAGRGSRLARPTPSASKGLEDSLRRASLARIRSQISQEAPGTGHCTCWARWTIGLTWCEEVGMFWMCCAPVADGVCREDALEPRAGRGSRLALPAPSASKGLEDSLRRSSLARIRSQISQARQEAAAASEIHHPGSWSRSPSLQITRVNGHGPSMSQVSSQMSKGSSHLHVRRLSSGFLPNSVVVQQFRSQDDIESARESLLATWLEVQQGQAGRAGPEHGEELPGVEEEEAILEKISSLSLPGPKWKEESLASGPESAGASRAQPVPLCAPVTEPASPEPAWTSSVTSFFLTQPDEFEQPQASPSGGEIPSFVLQFEDTEWFRQIYPVLSSMDSLQGLSMSRFVRQLLEALLTVDDGAKADIVQAILTLHEQVGVENGREVCKALLLILNQSDPPKLEHGQRGGEHLSCLQPSCLITTHAAARATSHGDRHPPLPPTEKTRPATKGRDQRRGRGRKAWDSKGVMHQIASRKSTRRPKEAASPRIEGLRGSV from the exons ATGCTGCTTCCAGCCATGGCGGAGCAATGGGAATCGCAGGACAGTGGCT CAGCGGCCTCAACAGGGGTGGCCACCAATCCCAGCACCATGCCTCACCGGAGCTCCTTGCCGGAGGCGAGGGAGGAGACCCAGCTGACAAGCGCCCACCGGCTCTGGGCCTTGCTCCGGGGGGGCATCCGGGCCGCTACGGAGAAG ATGAAGAAGGAAGAGCTGAAGCCTGCCCAGCTGACCCACGGCCTCCAGCACCTGCGTCACCTCAGCTTCCCGCAGCCCGTGCGCCACGTTGCCTACAACAGCAGCGCCAGCCTCTTGGTGGTCCTGGACGCGGAGAGCCAGCTCCACCTGCACAAGGAGGATGGCTGGCTCAGCCACGGCACGCAGGCCCCGGAGCCCATCGTGGGCTTGCTGTACGCCACCCAGGTCAACAAGTACGTGGCCTGGGACCAGGGCAGCCTGCAGGTGCTGGGCCCAGCCTTCGAGGTCCTCTCCAAGGTGCTGGCCCCGCATGGCATCCGTTGCTGCTGCTACAGCCCAGAGCTCAATCAGGTGGTGACAGCTGGAGCGGGCAGCCTGTCCATCTGGGCCTTCCGCTATGGATTCCGCCAGCTGCAGTGCCAGGCCACCGTGcagcagggcctgtcccctcgCGACACCTTCACCCGGCTGGCCCTGGACACCGGCGTCCCCCAGACATGCTTTGCTGCCTGCGACACCGGGGTTGCTGCCTTCAACATCTCCCAGGGGGAGCTACTGACCTTCCAGAGGGACCTTCACAACAG GGCCATCACTGACATCACCTATTGCGAGGCGGGGGCGTGCGTAGTGACAGCCTCCCGCGACACCACCATCAAGGTCTGGGACAAGAAGTGGCTGATCCAGACAATCTTCGTGGGACACACTG GGCCTGTGACTGCTGTGACCATCTACCCCCAGGGGCCCCTCATCCTCTCTGCCTCCCAGGACGGCACCATTCGCACCTGGAACCTGCAGACCATTGACCAGGTGGACGAAGTGCATGTGGCCGAGGTGGTGGAGCAGCTGCAGACGCACCCGGAGGGGGGGTACGTGGTCTCGCTGACCGGCTCCACCATGGACCTTTGGAAGGTCAACCAGCTCTATTCCCTGCATACCCGGCTGGGTGCTGCCGTGACGCGCCTCTGTACCGTCGACCTGAGCGCCGTGGGCAGCTTCCCGGTGCGGGCTGTGTGCGTGTGCCAGGACTCCACCGTGCGGCTCGTGGCCGCGCACACCGGCCGCATCCTCTCCACGCTGCTGCTGGACAGGCCCTGCCAGGCCGTGGAGGTGGCCTACTGTCTGCCCAAGGAGACCCTGTTcgtgctgctggagctgggccagctCCTGAGGGTGAACACCGCCGTCAACCCCATGAGCGTCAAGAAGATGGTGGCGCCCTGGAGCGAGTCGGCACGGccctgctgcctgctcctctACAGCCACCTCGTGGACCCCGAGAAGGCCTATGCCCAGTGGCAGGAGATCGTGGAGCAGAAAGGGGACAAGAAGGCCTGGGCACAGCTCCCGCTAAAGCTGCAGGACAAAAACAG GTACCTGCtagtgctggggcaggaggacgGCTCGCTCTGCGTGCTCCAGTGGTTCACCGGGCGTGTTCAGTGCCAGGTGGAGGCCCACGGCTCGGAGCGGGTGACCGCGCTGGCTGCCTACCCCCTGGACACCTGGATCATCTCAGCTG GTGGCGATCGCACGGTGAAAGTCTGGCGCATCTTCCCCTACATTGACGAGTGTCTGACCCTGCTGCTGAGCTTCTCCTGCCAGCATCCCGTGCTGCACATGTGCCCGCTGGGCTCCACGCTGGGCGCCGCCATCCAGGACCCCGAGAGCGCCACCTACAGCATCGTCCAGTACGACCTGCTGGCCCAGAGCTGCCAGGAGCACGGCCCCGAAGACGACCCACTGGACGAGATCATGG GCCTGTGCTGCTGTCCTACACTGAAGCTCTTTGCGTCGGCCAGCAGGGATGGGTCGGTGAAGGTCTGGAACGCCCAAAACCAGCTACTCAG GCACCTCAAGCTGAACACGATCCCGGAGAGCCTGGCCTTTGGGAACGAGCGCGGGGACCTGCTGCTGGGCGTGGAGCAGCACCTGCACCGCATACACCACAGCAAGTACCTGCCCAGGCCGTATCTCACCAAG CTGCTGTGCATGAGCCTCCCAGACCCTGTGCAGGACTCGCCTTTCCCCCTCAGCGACAGCTCCCTGCGGCCCCTCAGCAAGGACGCCAGGCGACGGTTACTCCTGGAGCCTCGTTCCCTCTCTGCCAA GCTGTGCGTGCCGCTGCTCCGCTGGAAGCCCAAGAAGGACGAGGACCTGTCATGGGCGCGCCGGGAGAAGGAGGAG GCCTGTGCCCAGCTGGCCGCGAGGGACCAGGATCTGCTCCTCATTCAGCAGGGGAAGCTCTCCACTGCCAGGAAGCCCAAGCTGAACAAGAAGCTGCAGGATGAGGCCTTTGAACGTTACATGCATCTCATCTACAGGCAGCCACCAAAGATCCAG ATCCCCCACAACGATTCCTTTGATGCAGACATGGTTCTGGAGGCCTGTCTCCTTGGCCCACTGGTACCGAACCTCTACGGCCCGGCTGCTTCTCACATGTTCCTAGGGGCGTTCCCCGACGGTGCCGAGGAGAACGCGGAACGGCCGATGCTCGAG GCTCCCGTGGCAGATGGGGTTTGCCGAGAGGACGCCCTGGAGCCTCGCGCAGGCCGGGGCTCATGTTTAGCGCTTCCAACCCCCAGTGCTTCTAAAGGGCTGGAAGACTCCCTGCGCCGCGCCTCGCTGGCAAGGATCCGGAGTCAGATATCCCAG GCTCCCGTGGCAGATGGGGTTTGCCGAGAGGACGCCCTGGAGCCTCGCGCAGGCCGGGGCTCACGTTTAGCGCGTCCAACCCCCAGTGCTTCTAAAGGGCTGGAAGACTCCCTGCGCCGCGCCTCGCTGGCAAGGATCCGGAGTCAGATATCCCAG GAAGCACCAGGCACTGGCCACTGCAcctgctgggctagatggaccattggtctgacctggtgtgaggaagtgggaatgttctggaTGTGTTGT GCTCCCGTGGCAGATGGGGTTTGCCGAGAGGACGCCCTGGAGCCTCGCGCAGGCCGGGGCTCACGTTTAGCGCTTCCAGCCCCCAGTGCTTCTAAAGGGCTGGAAGACTCCCTGCGCCGCTCCTCTCTGGCAAGGATCCGGAGTCAGATATCCCAG GCTCGCCAGGAGGCCGCAGCAGCCAGTGAGATCCACCACCCCGGCAGCTGGAGCCGGTCTCCTTCGCTGCAGATCACCAGAGTCAACGGCCATGGCCCCTCCATGTCTCAGGTCAGCAGTCAGATGTCCAAG GGGTCGTCCCATCTCCACGTCCGCAGGCTGTCATCTGGCTTCCTGCCCAATTCGGTGGTGGTGCAGCAGTTCCGGAGCCAGGATGACATCGAGTCTGCGAGGGAATCGCTGCTGGCCACGTGGCTGGAAGTGCAGCAG GGTCAGGCCGGGAGGGCAGGCCCCGAGCACGGCGAGGAGCTGCCTGGCGTCGAGGAGGAAGAGGCGATTCTAGAGAAGATATCCAGCCTTTCCCTGCCTGGCCCCAAGTGGAAGGAG GAGTCTCTGGCAAGTGGGCCTGAAAGCGCAGGAGCCTCCAGGGCACAG CCTGTGCCGCTGTGCGCGCCTGTTACCGAGCCGGCGTCCCCGGAGCCTGCCTGGACCTCG AGCGTGACGAGTTTTTTCCTGACGCAGCCCGATGAGTTTGAGCAGCCCCAGGCCTCTCCCTCGGGAGGCGAGATCCCATCCTTCGTCCTCCAGTTCGAGGACACAGAATGGTTCAGGCAGATCTACCCCGTCCTCAGCTCAATG GATTCCCTGCAGGGACTGAGCATGAGCAGGTTTGTGCGCCAGCTCCTGGAGGCGCTGCTCACCGTGGATGACGGTGCAAAGGCAGACATAGTCCAAGCCATCCTAACACTGCATGAGCAGGTCGGGGTGGAGAACGGCCGTGAGGTCTGCAAGGCCCTGCTCCTCATCCTGAACCAGAGCGACCCGCCCAAACTGGAA CACGGTCAGAGGGGAGGAGAGCATCTCTCCTGCCTACAGCCCAGCTGCCTGATCACAACCCATGCAGCTGCCAGAGCCACCAGTCATGGAGACAGGCACCCACCCCTGCCACCAACAGAGAAAACCAGACCTGCTACAAAGGGGAGAGACCAGAGACGGGGGAGAGGCCgaaaggcctgggacagcaagGGGGTAATGCACCAGATTGCCTCCAGGAAATCAACCAGGAGACCCAAGGAAGCTGCAAGCCCTAGAATTGAGGGGCTGAGAGGCTCAGTCTGA